TGATCCTGCAGCTATGACGCAGGCGGCAAACTTCAAACTGtgtatctcatcatcatcagtttTGTAAAGTAATCTGTTTATCTTTTGAAATGAACCCGGTTCTATACCCTCCATTAATACATCCCTTTGTACTTCCATTTCAAACCCAATCACTTCAGACTTAATAAAATTTGCACCGAGTTCTTGAGATTTCTGTATGTAGCCTCTAAGGAGTTCTGTAGCATTGAAAACACCTTCTGATTCAGTGCCGATACAGCCTAAAAATATTGGATTATTATTGGGTGGAACTGGTTAGTAAAGGTTAGTAAAGGTAAGTCTAGCTAAAATACTAATGTGTTACCTAACTTGATATCTGATGCATTAATCCATGGATATCTGTCCTGTATTTCCTGAATTGTTAATAATTTGCTTCTTATACCATAATCTTTCTGTGCATCAACGTTTTGTTCTAACTTTTCAACATATTTGTCGCTTGCCAGCAGTAATTGCCCTATTGGGCAGTATTGTAAATCGACATTATCACCTAAATGTTCTTTTATGTTGCGAAAGAATTCTGCACTGAATTGTGAGAGATATATGTTTTCAGCTAATGAAAAATGTTGCGTCAGCACACCATGTGATAACATCTTGTGATTATTTGTATACTGAAagaaaaatgtaaaacaaaGTTAAAGAATTTTGTAAATAACTGTGAGTAGTAACTTTTTAAATGAAGTTATCAATTGTATCTCAAATTTTCTCTAAATACAGTATtgtttctttattataaacaaaatcgtaataaaattattactcaAAAGGcaagacaggtgatactacagatgattactggtatgataacacaaaaaaaacgcgaaataaatcttaaaaaacTAGTCTGGCTAACGACTATGTAAAAAATTGCCCAAGGTTGTATACACACATGGTCATTAAATCTGTTCAGGAGCAGACTTGACATAAATATTGTTTGACTAAACAAAGCAACTTATACTATTCTTAAATTACcatctttactaatattataaatgcaaaagtgtgtatatctgtctgttagcttcATATGGCTAAACCATTGACCCCATCTTGATGAAGTTTTGTAGAGACTCAGAGGAATCCTCTAAAGGCAGACAAGATATTTAGGATATTTTTTACACTGGGAAAACAGAGTCCACAATAATTTAAAGTAATCTAAATCCTCATAAGCTTGGtctgggcatcagctagtaaataataatcgaGTTTCGAAACTAGGTGGTACCTACTGCTATTGTGTGGTATAACTTGTTTGGTataactacaaaataaataaaagtaggtacctactaaattggTTAGACTTACCATGGGATCTTTTTCTAAAACAATTACAGATAATCCTTTACCCGCTCTAGTTTTGAGCCAGTAGGCTGCTGAAGCCCCTATAAAACCTCCACCAACGATAACAACATCTGCATGTTCGGGATAAACTGGATTAGTGTCCATATTGAGACCAGCTTTAACATCTTTAAATAATGTCTCCCATGTTCTAACGAAAGGGTTGCGATGCTTAACATAGTACTTTTGAGATGAATGGAAacttctttttatatttttcaaatatacTCTAGGTAAAATCATTGCAGGTAAATTCATATTTTGACTAGATACCAATTTATTGTTTGGGACTTTTAACGTTTTGGGGCTCAAGATATTAGGTCTAGGTATAATACTTTACTGTATTTAATTCATAT
The DNA window shown above is from Maniola hyperantus chromosome 1, iAphHyp1.2, whole genome shotgun sequence and carries:
- the l(2)37Bb gene encoding FAD-dependent oxidoreductase domain-containing protein 1 translates to MNLPAMILPRVYLKNIKRSFHSSQKYYVKHRNPFVRTWETLFKDVKAGLNMDTNPVYPEHADVVIVGGGFIGASAAYWLKTRAGKGLSVIVLEKDPMYTNNHKMLSHGVLTQHFSLAENIYLSQFSAEFFRNIKEHLGDNVDLQYCPIGQLLLASDKYVEKLEQNVDAQKDYGIRSKLLTIQEIQDRYPWINASDIKLGCIGTESEGVFNATELLRGYIQKSQELGANFIKSEVIGFEMEVQRDVLMEGIEPGSFQKINRLLYKTDDDEIHSLKFAACVIAAGSEATNIAKLAKIGTSKGLLKEHLPIEKREYNIYSVENAKSEMAVGLDSPFVMDTSGLWLRRNGLQNNLVCGQIPSIKQDSGYSDTEVFQASLLNRYPHLKDSEIKVVSTEVTDCNTYDDTGIIGPHPYHSNLIFATGFGRQGVQHSPGIGRAVAELVIDCQYNGIDFTRYGFDRILINEPLIETNVY